A single region of the Anomaloglossus baeobatrachus isolate aAnoBae1 chromosome 2, aAnoBae1.hap1, whole genome shotgun sequence genome encodes:
- the KLHL26 gene encoding kelch-like protein 26: MFTGGMREASQDVIELKRVSSRGMRHIIDFAYSAQVTLDLDCIHDVLEAAVFLQMVPVVELCEEFLKSAMSVETCLNIGQMATTFNLGSLKESVDSFTFKHFLKISEEEDFLHLPLERLVFFLRSNNLKNCSEIDLFHAAIRWLQFDNSRRANANQVLCHIRFPLMKSSELVDSVQIVDIMVEDVLCRQFLLEAFNYQILPFRQHEMQSCRTAIRSDVCSLITFGGTPYTDNDRTVSSKVCYLPDLSARQFKELEDMEVGCSHACVAVLDNFVYVVGGQHLQYRSGEGAVEACFRYDPHLNQWLRIQPMQESRIQFQLHVLYGMLYATGGRNRSGSLASVERYCPKKNEWTYVCSLKRRTWGHAGATLDGKLYISGGYGVSVDDKKALHCYDPSLDQWEFKTPMNEPRVLHAMEGTKNRIYTFGGRVDHVDRCFDVLAVEYYSPETDAWTAVSPMRAGQSEAGCCLLDQKIFIVGGYNWHLNNVTSIVQVYNTETDEWERDLHFPESFAGIACASVILPQVTTQS; the protein is encoded by the coding sequence ATgtttacaggaggaatgagagaagCCAGTCAAGATGTTATTGAACTTAAAAGAGTATCTTCCAGAGGAATGCGACATATAATTGACTTTGCATATAGCGCCCAAGTTACTCTGGATCTTGACTGCATTCATGATGTTCTCGAAGCTGCGGTTTTTCTCCAAATGGTTCCTGTTGTGGAACTTTGTGAAGAGTTCTTGAAATCTGCAATGAGCGTGGAGACTTGCTTGAATATTGGCCAAATGGCTACCACCTTCAATTTGGGATCTCTGAAGGAATCGGTGGACTCATTCACTTTTAAACATTTTCTTAAAATATCCGAGGAAGAAGATTTCCTTCATTTGCCTTTAGAACGTCTAGTATTTTTTCTCCGAAGCAATAACCTAAAAAACTGTAGTGAAATAGATTTATTTCATGCGGCAATCCGTTGGCTGCAGTTTGACAATTCCCGACGAGCCAACGCTAATCAAGTTCTTTGCCACATTCGTTTTCCATTGATGAAGTCTTCTGAACTGGTGGATAGTGTTCAGATTGTGGATATTATGGTAGAAGACGTGTTATGCCGACAATTTCTTCTCGAGGCTTTCAACTACCAAATTCTTCCGTTCCGCCAGCACGAAATGCAGTCTTGTAGGACTGCTATTAGGTCAGATGTCTGCTCACTTATAACATTTGGGGGAACACCTTATACCGATAACGATCGAACAGTAAGCAGTAAAGTCTGCTATTTGCCAGATCTGAGTGCTCGGCAGTTTAAGGAACTTGAAGATATGGAGGTTGGCTGTAGCCATGCGTGTGTTGCAGTCCTGGACAATTTTGTGTACGTTGTAGGCGGGCAGCATTTGCAATATCGAAGCGGCGAAGGAGCTGTGGAAGCTTGTTTTCGCTATGACCCTCATTTAAATCAATGGTTGAGAATTCAACCTATGCAAGAGAGCAGAATTCAGTTTCAACTTCATGTCTTGTATGGCATGTTATACGCAACTGGAGGAAGAAACCGATCAGGAAGTTTGGCATCTGTGGAAAGGTATTGCCCTAAGAAGAATGAATGGACATATGTCTGCTCTTTAAAACGTAGAACATGGGGTCATGCAGGTGCTACTCTCGATGGAAAGCTGTACATTTCAGGAGGTTATGGAGTGTCTGTTGATGACAAAAAAGCCTTGCACTGTTATGACCCTTCTTTAGACCAGTGGGAATTTAAGACTCCAATGAATGAGCCAAGAGTTCTCCATGCAATGGAGGGGACCAAGAACAGAATTTATACGTTTGGGGGTAGAGTGGATCACGTTGACCGATGTTTTGACGTTTTAGCTGTTGAGTATTATTCTCCAGAGACTGACGCATGGACAGCCGTGAGTCCCATGAGAGCTGGACAGTCCGAAGCGGGCTGCTGTCTTTTAGATCAGAAAATTTTTATTGTAGGAGGCTATAACTGGCACTTGAACAACGTGACTAGTATTGTGCAAGTGTACAATACGGAGACCGACGAGTGGGAAAGGGACTTGCATTTTCCTGAATCCTTTGCAGGAATAGCTTGTGCATCGGTTATATTGCCACAGGTTACAACTCAGAGCTAA